DNA sequence from the Corynebacterium freneyi genome:
TGTGCTCGGCGTCGCCGGCGGGGGAGCCGGTCGCCGTGGCGGTGCCGCCGGCGTGGCGCCACCCCAACTGCCACACGATGGCGGTGACGGCGGTCAGGGCACCGGAACCGGCGACGTGGACCGGCACGAGGGCCTCGGGCACCCCGGCCCAGTACTGGACCATGCCGACGGCGGCCTGCGCGACGATGAGTCCCACCAGCCACCAGCCGAGCTTGCGCAGCGCCGGCTCGGCGTTGAGCGCGATGAGCCCGAAGACCAGGCCGATGGCCAGGCCGAGGTACAGGTACATGAAACCGGCGTGGACGTGCGACAGCTCGATGATGGGCAGCTGCAGGCGATCCTCCGGCAGCACGTCGGCGTCGCCCGCGTGCGGACCCGCACCGGTGACCATGGTGCCGGTGACCAGCGTGCCGGCCAGGGCGATGCCGGTGCCCGCGGCGAGCATGCGCAGCGGCTTGGCGTAGGTGCGCACCTCATGGCCGTCGTCGGGTTCCTGGATCTTGACGTAGACCATGCCCGCCAGCCACACCAGCAGCATCGAGGGCAGGAAGTGCAGCGCGACGGCGTACCACTTCAGGTCGACTTTCACCGAAATGCCGCCGATGATCGCCTGAACGATGACGCCCAAACCATTGAGGAACGCCAGCACGACGATCGCCTTGCGCCGGCCGGCGCGAACCACCGCGAGGAACAGCGCCAGCGTCAGCGCGACGAGAACGAAGCTCAGCAGTCGGTTGCCGAACTCGATCGCCTGGTGCAGGGCGGGCGCCGCCCCCGGAACCGGGGTGAAGCTGCCCGGGTGGCACTGCGGCCACGAATCGCAGCCGAGGCCCGAACCGGTCACGCGGACCACGGAACCGGTGACCGCGATGCCGGCTTGGGCGATGACCACCAGCAGGGCGATGATCCGCTGCTGGGCGATCGTCGGCAAAGGCAGGAAGGACAAGGGGAGATTACGGTCGGCGTCGCTCACGCCTTCCAAGCCTACCTCCCGGGGTTTCTCAATCCCCCTTCGCCTCGAACCTGAACAAGCGTGTCGC
Encoded proteins:
- a CDS encoding COX15/CtaA family protein, producing MSDADRNLPLSFLPLPTIAQQRIIALLVVIAQAGIAVTGSVVRVTGSGLGCDSWPQCHPGSFTPVPGAAPALHQAIEFGNRLLSFVLVALTLALFLAVVRAGRRKAIVVLAFLNGLGVIVQAIIGGISVKVDLKWYAVALHFLPSMLLVWLAGMVYVKIQEPDDGHEVRTYAKPLRMLAAGTGIALAGTLVTGTMVTGAGPHAGDADVLPEDRLQLPIIELSHVHAGFMYLYLGLAIGLVFGLIALNAEPALRKLGWWLVGLIVAQAAVGMVQYWAGVPEALVPVHVAGSGALTAVTAIVWQLGWRHAGGTATATGSPAGDAEHNSATAKVAA